The following proteins come from a genomic window of Posidoniimonas polymericola:
- a CDS encoding serine/threonine-protein kinase: MAEDPSSQDIESSSDGSELDVEQLVDALCDRFELAWTDGPPPDIGAYLDQAPPHLRLRVLAELWAIELHHRRDSDGRRVDDAWLAEFHPQLAPLLAELPTLDGVGPAAVTHGFQLGSTNAHSFMQTRHAPDAGGRGPTDSRGLHIRCPHCSNAVELLADAAVDDVECDSCGSQFSLVGSPDDEDAQHTLETLGRFELLSRLGVGGFGTVWKARDTDLHRIVAVKIPRKGRLSTREVEQFLREARSAAQLRHPNIVPVFEVGREGDTLFIVSEFVRGATLSDWAARTPQPPREVAELCATLADALHCAHAEGVVHRDLKPSNVMLDYSRRPRLMDFGLAKRDAVEVTMTMDGQVLGTPAYMSPEQARGHGHWTDRRTDVYSLGVMLFELLTGELPFRGNAAAQIQRRLTDDPPNPRTLNRGVPADLATIALKCMELDPNRRYQAAAEVADELRRWLDGRPIQARPLSPAGRAARWARRNPALAAALALAVALAIGGPAAAVVIGLKNQRIEEQLAERNGLIIQAEQDRNRFEKKAAAAEQRLAAITSIDPRRTSDWRRELIGRLLAERQEQLADQIEALPTASDRAHSKVALARLLAAVGRHDEAATLLSSALTQSGLTAEEQRRVRVEIAEQSLGFGNPESGKLEAAADALNDLEQQGPGESPAALVTSIDAQMLKVLAAEELTDKTSALRTAREHADRLLDELPTDAADLADVARLLLGE, encoded by the coding sequence ATGGCCGAAGACCCCTCTTCACAAGACATCGAGTCCAGCTCAGACGGCTCGGAGCTCGACGTCGAGCAGCTCGTCGACGCGTTGTGCGACCGGTTCGAGCTCGCGTGGACCGACGGCCCGCCGCCCGACATCGGCGCCTACCTCGACCAGGCGCCGCCCCACCTGCGGCTGCGGGTGCTGGCGGAGCTGTGGGCGATCGAGCTGCACCACCGCCGCGACTCCGACGGCCGCCGCGTCGACGACGCCTGGCTGGCCGAGTTCCACCCGCAGCTGGCGCCGCTGCTGGCCGAGCTCCCCACGCTCGACGGCGTCGGCCCGGCGGCCGTCACCCACGGCTTCCAGCTCGGCTCGACGAACGCCCACTCTTTCATGCAGACCCGCCACGCCCCGGACGCGGGCGGTCGCGGGCCGACCGACTCCCGCGGGCTGCACATCCGCTGCCCGCACTGCAGCAACGCGGTCGAGCTGCTGGCCGACGCCGCCGTGGACGACGTCGAGTGCGACTCGTGCGGCAGCCAGTTCAGCCTGGTCGGCTCGCCCGACGACGAGGACGCCCAGCACACGCTCGAGACCCTCGGCCGCTTCGAGCTGCTCAGCCGGCTGGGCGTCGGCGGCTTCGGCACGGTCTGGAAGGCCCGCGACACCGACCTGCACCGCATCGTGGCGGTGAAGATCCCCCGCAAGGGCCGGCTGAGCACGCGCGAGGTCGAGCAGTTCCTGCGCGAGGCCCGCTCCGCGGCGCAGCTCCGCCACCCGAACATCGTGCCGGTGTTCGAGGTCGGCCGCGAGGGCGACACGCTGTTCATCGTCAGCGAGTTCGTCCGCGGCGCGACCCTGTCCGACTGGGCCGCCCGCACGCCGCAGCCGCCGCGCGAGGTGGCCGAGCTGTGCGCCACGCTGGCCGACGCGCTGCACTGTGCGCACGCCGAGGGCGTCGTGCATCGCGACCTGAAGCCGTCCAACGTGATGCTCGACTACTCCCGCCGGCCGCGGCTGATGGACTTCGGCCTCGCCAAACGCGACGCGGTCGAGGTCACCATGACAATGGACGGGCAGGTGCTCGGCACGCCGGCCTACATGTCGCCCGAGCAGGCCCGCGGCCACGGCCACTGGACCGACCGCCGCACAGACGTCTACTCGCTCGGCGTGATGCTGTTCGAGCTCTTGACCGGCGAGCTGCCGTTCCGCGGCAACGCCGCCGCGCAGATCCAGCGCCGCCTGACCGACGACCCGCCGAACCCGCGGACGCTCAACCGGGGCGTGCCGGCCGACCTGGCGACCATCGCGCTGAAGTGCATGGAGCTCGACCCCAACCGCCGCTACCAGGCCGCCGCCGAGGTCGCCGACGAGCTCCGCCGCTGGCTCGACGGTCGGCCGATCCAGGCGCGGCCCCTCTCGCCGGCCGGCCGCGCCGCCCGCTGGGCCCGGCGGAACCCGGCGCTGGCGGCGGCGCTCGCGCTGGCGGTCGCGCTCGCCATCGGCGGCCCGGCCGCGGCGGTCGTCATCGGGTTGAAGAACCAACGGATCGAGGAGCAGCTAGCCGAGCGAAACGGCCTGATTATCCAGGCAGAGCAGGACCGCAATCGCTTCGAGAAGAAGGCGGCCGCCGCCGAGCAGCGGCTCGCGGCCATCACCAGCATCGACCCCCGGCGCACCAGCGACTGGCGCCGCGAGCTGATCGGGCGGCTGCTCGCCGAGCGGCAGGAGCAGCTCGCCGATCAGATCGAGGCCCTGCCGACCGCGAGCGATCGGGCGCACTCCAAGGTCGCGCTAGCGCGGCTGCTCGCGGCCGTCGGGCGGCACGACGAGGCCGCCACGCTGCTTTCTTCGGCGTTGACGCAGAGCGGCTTGACCGCGGAAGAACAACGCCGCGTGCGGGTGGAGATCGCCGAGCAGTCCCTCGGGTTCGGCAATCCCGAGTCGGGCAAGCTCGAGGCCGCCGCCGACGCGCTCAACGACCTCGAGCAGCAGGGCCCAGGCGAGTCGCCCGCGGCGCTGGTCACGAGCATCGACGCGCAGATGCTCAAGGTGCTCGCCGCCGAAGAACTGACCGACAAGACCAGCGCCCTCCGCACCGCCCGCGAGCACGCCGACCGGCTGCTCGACGAGCTGCCGACCGACGCGGCCGACCTCGCCGACGTTGCCCGGCTGCTGCTAGGCGAGTAG